From uncultured Desulfobacter sp.:
AGCTTTATTTAGGAACGGGTCTTAAATAACTTGCCCACTTTGCTATCTCCTGGAGCGCGGGCGTCCCGCCCGCATTTTTACAATATTTACGGACATGCGGGCGGGACGCCCGCGCTCCCAGGTTAAGTTATTTTGGACTCCTTCCTTTATGATAATATTAATGCCTTTTAAACCAGGACGGTATTCTTGTTATACATTAAATATCGTGAAGTTCAAGTCAATCCGTCCCGTTGACTATAAGCAATTCTAAATTTAATAACGTATTATCTTTTCTGCTTGTTTTTTTCTTGCTCGTGCTCTTAATCATGCTCTTGCTCGAAGTATTATTTCGAGCATGAGCATGAGCAAGATTTAAGAGCACGATGGCGTATCGACTCAAATTTAGAATTGCTAGTTTCCATATCTTTAGGGTAGGATCATTTTCTCAAAAATGTTAATGTGATATTTTATTTTTTTTAGGTATGATATTCAAAATTTATAGCTTCAGTCTAAATCGGGAGAGTGTCATGAATTTTTTATTCAAAAAATACGCACGGTTGTTATTTTTTCTAATTTTCAACTCAACCATAATTTTTCCGGGTTTCACAGGCGCGGCTGAATTAAAAAAACCTGTGATTGTGGCATCGACCACCCAGATTGCCGATTTCGCACGGCAGGTGGCAGGAGACCAAGCTCTGGTCAAAAGCATCTTGGCTCCCGGGGCTGATCCTCATACATATAACGTCACCCCCGATGATGTCCAGATAGTGCTTGGTGCAGATTTGTGCATTGAAAACGGCCTTCACCTGGAAGGAAAGAACTGGATGAGTACCCTGGCCAAAGATGCAAAAAAACCATTGATCACGGCCACCAAAGGCATCCAGGCACTTTCCATAAGTCAAGGCGGCCAGTCCATCCCCGATCCCCATGCCTGGCTTTCCCCAAAAAATGTGGTTGTGTACGTCAATAACATCACCAGAGGCATCATTGCTCTGGACCCTGGGAACAAAGCACTTTATCGGGCAAGGGCCAAACTCTTTTTACAGCAGCTTCGGGTGCTGGACGCCTGGATCAAGGAACAGATCAATGCCATTTCTCCCCAGCAGCGAATTCTGGTCACGACCCATGATGCCTTTAACTATTTTTGCCGGGAATACCGCCTCAACGAAAAAAACGACTTTTTATCCATCGCCCCTGTGGGATGGTCCACCGGCGCTGAAGTCGGGGCCGGCATCACCCCGGAACGGAGGCGCAAGGTGATCGAGTCCATCAAGGCCTCGGGCGCCCCGGCCATTTTTGTGGAAACCACCATCAACCCCAAACAGATCAGGGAAATCGCCAAGGAAACCGGGGTTAAAATAGGCGGGGAACTTTACTCGGATTCCATGGGGCCTAAAGGATCTGCCGGTGAAACCTATATCGGCATGATGCGGGAAAACACTCTGCTTATCGTCAACGCACTTAAATAGGCCTCTTATATGCGATTTTTACTTACTGTTTTAATTTGGATAATTTTTGTAGGGGGATTGTGGGCGTATACGGTCCAGCGGGATGCCGCCCTGCCCCAAGGCCCTGCCCAGGTGGCAGCGCCAAAGGTTCTCACCGGCAGTTATGTGCTGGAGATCACCCCAAGCTTTTCCATTGAAAAAGACCCCTTTGCCCTGGCCCTGGACGATGACGCATCGCAAACCCCAGGCCTTGAAGTCCGTCTCAATGGCACAGCTCTGGGGGTGGATGCAAAACAAATCAAAAGGGGGAGGGTGATCCAAATAACGAAAAATCTAAAACTTTCCCAGGGGTTTAACGAATTCTATGTCAAGGCAAGCCCGCCCATGGCTGAAATAGATCTGGACCATGGTCTGCGGGTCCGGCTTTTAGAGCGAGGCGTCCCTGTGGTTGACCAGACCGTCTGGGGCAGTTCAGGGTCTGTGGTGGCCGGAACCGTAAGTTTTTCCCTGGTTGCCCACAAGGAGGATGTTCATGATTAAGGAAACTTCCTTTGCCATAGAGGTGGCTCATCTTACTGTCAGCTATAATGCAAAACCTGCGCTTTTGGATGTGACCGTGAAAATTGAAGCGGATCAGCTAGTGGGTGTCATCGGCCCCAACGGCGCAGGGAAATCCACCTTTATCAAGG
This genomic window contains:
- a CDS encoding zinc ABC transporter substrate-binding protein, which translates into the protein MNFLFKKYARLLFFLIFNSTIIFPGFTGAAELKKPVIVASTTQIADFARQVAGDQALVKSILAPGADPHTYNVTPDDVQIVLGADLCIENGLHLEGKNWMSTLAKDAKKPLITATKGIQALSISQGGQSIPDPHAWLSPKNVVVYVNNITRGIIALDPGNKALYRARAKLFLQQLRVLDAWIKEQINAISPQQRILVTTHDAFNYFCREYRLNEKNDFLSIAPVGWSTGAEVGAGITPERRRKVIESIKASGAPAIFVETTINPKQIREIAKETGVKIGGELYSDSMGPKGSAGETYIGMMRENTLLIVNALK